GGCCCTGCTCACGCTGATGGACGGTCCGCTGGATGGCTGTGGTGCAGTCAATACCCTGCTCGACGAGCACATCGGTCATGTGGAAGCCCGCATCGAGGAGTTGCAGCAACTGAAGCAGCAACTGAGCACGCTCCGACAACAATGCCAGACCGAGCAGGGGCTGGACGCCTGCGGCATCCTGCGCGGGTTGGCGGCGATGGAGACGACGCCAACCGGCAAGCGGCACACCCACCTGGGATAGCCTTTTCAGGCCGGTGTTGAGCGCGGTCCGCACCTGGCCCGAGCGCGGTGCGGACGGCAGCCAGTGCGGGGTGCGTACAATGCGCTGTATCACTCCCGACTTTCGAGGTGCCGGTCATGTCGATTCATTCTTTCCGTGCGTCCTGGTCCTGGCTGCATCTTGCGCTCGTCCTGCTGCTCGCGCTGTCGATCGGTGGTTGCGCCAGCGTGGTGGATCGTGATCCGGTGCGGATCAACGTGGTGGGGATGGAGTCGCTGCCCGGGGTGGGAATGGAGATCCGTTTCGGCCTCAAGCTGCGGGTGCAGAACCCCAACGACGATGCGATCGATTTCGATGGCGTGGCGCTCGAGCTAGAGCTTAACGGCAAGCCGTTTGCGACCGGCGTGAGCGACGCGCAGGGCAGTGTGCCGCGCTATGGGGAAACGGTGATCGTGGTGCCGGTGACGGTGTCGGCGATTTCCTTCGTGCGTCAGGCAATGGGCATGGTTGAGGACGAACCGGCTGACAGCGTGCCATACGTGCTGAGCGGCAAGCTGGGCGGCGGCCTGTTTCGCGGCATGCGGTTTCGCGACGAGGGCAAGCTGAGCCTGCCAGGAACCGGGACACCACCCAAGCCCAACTAGTTGGCAGCAAGCTCCTCAGCGCACCACTTCGCCGGCCTTCAATGCTTCCACGATCTCTGCGGCGGCTACCGGCTTCTGGAAATAGTAGCCCTGCACCTCGTCACATCCGGCGGCGCGCAGATAGATGAGCTGTTCGCGGGTCTCTACGCCTTCGGCGATCACGGTCAGGCCCAGGTTGTGGCCGAGCGCGATGGTCGACGCGACAATGGCGGCGTCGTTGCTCTGGTTGCGGATGTCGCTGATGAAGCTGCGATCGATCTTGATGACGTTGATCGGCAAGCGCTTGAGGAAGCTCAGGCTGGAGAAGCCGGTGCCATAGTCATCGAGTGCGATCTTCAGTCCGAGCCCGGACAATGCCTCAAGAGCCTGGCGAGGGCGTTCAAAGTCCTCGACCACGCAGCGTTCGGTGATTTCGATCTCGAGCAGGCTCGCAGAAATGCCGTAGTCGCTCACGACCTCGCGGATGTAATTGACAAAGGTCTGGTCGCGCAACTGTTTGGGTGATACGTTGATCGCCACGGGTACCACCGTGATGCCCTCAGCCAGCCATGCTGCAATCTGGCGGCAGGTCTCGCGCAACACCCAGTTGCCGAGCTCGACCACGAGGCCCTCCTGCTCGGCGTAGTCGATGAATTCACCGGGAAAAACCATCCCGCGCTCCGGGTGCTGCCAGCGGATCAGGGCTTCCAGGCTGGTAATGCGATAACCGTTGAGCGAAATGCGTGGCTGATAGTGGAGAACGAACTCGTCCCCCATGATCGCGCGTCTGAAGCGGCTGCTCAGGTCGGCCTGCAGGATGGAGCGTGAGTTCAGCGACGGGTCGTAGAAGCGGAAGCACCCGCGCCCGGCACGCTTGGCTTCATACATCGCCGAGTCGGCATTGCGCATCAGCGCGTCAAGGTCGAGCCCGTCGCGGGGGTGCACCGCGATGCCGATGCTTGGCCGCATCTCGAGTTCGTTCCCCTCGATCTGCATTGGAGACCCGATCTCCTCGATCAGTTTGTTTGCCACCCTCGCTGCGTCGTCGATGGACTCCAGTTCGGTCAGCAGCACCACGAACTCATCGTCGCCAAGACGGGCAACGATGTCCGCCTCGCGCACCGTGCCGATCAGGCGCTGTCCCACGCCATGCAACAGCAGGTCTCCTATGCGGTGCCCGAGCGTGTCGTTGATGAGCTTGAAGCGGTCGAGGTCGAGAAACATCATCACGAATGGCGCGTGGCTTCTCCGTGTTCTCGACAGGTGGCTGTTCGCCAGTTCGGTAAACAGCATGCGGTTGGGCAGGCCGGTGAGGTGGTCGAAGGATGCGAGCTGGTAGACAGCCCCCTTTTCTTCACGCAACTGGGCGTTCATCCGGGTGGTTTGCAGCAGCACTGCGCACTGCTCGAAATGGCGTCTGCGCCAGCGATCCACCAGGGCCACCATAACGGCCGTGCCTGCAAGCAGCATCAGGGTCAAGGCGCGCGCCAGTCCTGAGTGCGCTTCGCCCTGTCCGGCGACATGAAGTTCCCACACGCCAAGGATCTGCATGGCGCAGAAGACGACGAGCCCGAGGCTCGTCAGCGACCACTCGTTGAACAGGCGGCGCCAGGTGGGCGCAGGACGGACGTCTGCGCACCCGGCTCCCGAGGTGGTCGGCTGCGCGGGCGTGGCGAGGAACTGATGTGGCTCGGGCGAAGTGGTTTTGGTCACGTAGTACGACTAAAGAATCAGGTGATGATGTTGCGTGCGCTGTTGCACGAAGGCCCTGATCCTCCGCCATCAAGATTGCACTTTCGTTAAACGTAACCACACTGACACACAAACCGGATTTTCCTGTGATGATGGCGTGCTATCGCCGACTCAGCGTCTCAGCAGCGCCTCAATGCTTTTCGGGTGAGGCTGTGCTCTGCAACGCGATGCCGACGGCCTGCCGCATTCTTTGGTACATTCGCCTAAAAACCGCAATTCAGGGCGCACTGCGTCCGCGCGATGGACGTCATGCGAAGGGTTGCAGCGAGGAGAGCGAGAAATGAACGAGTTCGAACAACAGGCACGCGCGTTTACCGACACGATCAATGCCGAGTTGAATGACGGGCGCCTGGTCTTTCCGGTGTCGATGGAGGTGACGCTGCGCATCAAGCGCCTTGCCGATGACCCCGATTCCAGTCTCGACGAGATTGTCGCCGTCGTTCAGGCAGAGCCGGTGCTGGCCGCGAAGACCATCCGCATGGCCAACACGGTGGCGCTCAACCCCTACGGCGCGCTGGTCGATTCGGTGGGCGTGGCGGTGCGGCGGATCGGGCTGTCGTCGCTGCGCAGCCTGGCGTTTGCGGTCGCATCCGAGCAGCTCGCCGGGGATCACCGCTCGCCCAACATGCGGACGCTGGCGCAGGGCCTGTGGATGCGCTCGCTGGATGTCGCCTCCTGGTGCTTCGCCCTGGCCCGCAGGACCCAGGCAAGCAACCCGGATACCGCGCTGATGGCCGGCATGCTGACCCAGATCGGGCAGTTCTTCCTGATTGCGCGGGCGTCCGATTACCCGGCGATGGAGCGCAATATCGACCGCTTCGCCGAGCTCGTGGATCGACTGCACGTCGAGGTCGGGCGGGCCGTGCTCGACGTGTTCGACGTGCCGGAGTCCATTCTCGACGGCCTGGATGCGGAAGACGGTTACACCGGAGCATGGCCGCCGGCTGACCTGCACCACATCGTGCAGATTGCATCCATGGTGTCCGAATTTCCCGATCCGTTCGACGGCCTGCTCGGCCGCCATCCGCAGCGCGGGCCTGCGACTACGGACGGGTTTGGCATCGATCCGGCCGAGCTCCAGTCCTTGCTGCATGATTCGCAGGATGAGCGGCGGCAGATTCTGGATGCCGTCAGGGCCTAGGTCGAAAGCGCTAAACTTTTTCCGACATGCGCCGTTAATCCTGGTTCCAGGACCGAGATACGCCCATGATCAACAACCTCACACTCAGAACCCGGATTGGCTTGCTCATCCTCGCAGCCTTTCTAGGCATTACGCTCACCGACGCAATCGCTGCGTTTCAGGTCAAGCGTGAGCTCATGGAAGGGCACAAGCTGCAGATCAGCGCGACGATCCAGTCGGCGGTCCAGCTCGTTGCCGGGTTCCACGATCAGGTCGCAAAGGGGGAACTCCCGGAGGATGAGGGCAAGCGCCTGGCGCTACAGGTGCTGAGCACGATGCGCTACGGCGGTGAGGACGGAAAGACCGAGTACCTCTACGTTTGGTCGACCGGGGGGGCGTCTGTCATGCACCCGTTCCGTCCGGAGTGGCGCGGCAAGAACATGACCGAGGAGATCCGCGACGGGCAGGGGCGCTACACGATCAAGGACATTCTGGCCGTTGCCAAATCGAGTGGTGGCGGCTTCGTTGATACCTCGTTTCCCCGCCCGGGGCAGAAGGAGGCGGTCGACAAGCTGCAGTACGTGATGGTCTTCCAGCCTTGGGACTGGATCATCGGCACCGGCGTCTACGTCGACAGCGTGGAGGCTGAGTTCAACAACCGCATGATGCGCGATCTCGGCATCGCGGCCCTGATCATGGCTTTCATCGTCAGTTTCGGGTTCCTGGTTGCGCGTTCGATTCTGCGCCAGATTGGCGGCGAACCGGCAGAGGCCGTGCGCTTGATGTCACGTGCGGCAGGGGGGGATCTGACTGTCGAGGTCGGGGCTGCGCCCGAGGGCAGCATGCTGGCGGCACTGTCGGGGATGTTGCGCGCGTTTCGCGAAATGATCGGCCAGATCTCGGGCGAAGCGAGCCGGCTTGCGAGCACGGCCGAAGGCATCACGCATGCCTCTGACCAGGTCGCGATTGCGGCACACAGGCAGGCCGACTCGACCTCGTCGATGGCTGCGGCAATCGAGCAGATGACGGTTTCGATCAACCACATCTCCGACAACGCCAAGGACAACGAACGCGACTCGAACGCCGCGTCCGAGATGGCTGAAAGTGGCGAAAAAAAGGTGGCGAACGCCACCAGCGAGATGCATCACATCAGGGCGTCGGTTTCGGCCGCGGCAGATCAGTTGCGTTCGCTCGAGAGCCAGACCAACCAGATTTCGTCGATTGCGAACGTGATCAAGGAGATCGCCGCGCAGACCAACCTGCTTGCCCTGAACGCGGCGATCGAGGCTGCACGGGCAGGCGAGCAGGGTCGCGGGTTTGCGGTGGTGGCCGACGAGGTGCGCAAGCTGGCCGAGCGTACGTCGAGTGCAACCGAGGAGATCGGTGGCATGATCGGCGCGATTCAGGCCGATACCAGTCGGGCAGTGGGAACGATGGAGCAGGTGCTGCCGCAGGTCGAGCACGGCGTGGGCCTTGCGCAGGACGCAGGGCAGTCGCTGCGTGACATCCGGCATGGCGCGGACAACATGGTCAACCGCTTGCGCGATGTCGCCACAGCAACGCAGGAGCAGAGCGCCGCGAGCGATGCGATCGCGCAGCAGGTCGAGGCCATCGCCCAGATGGTCGAGGAGACCAGCGTATCGATGCAGAACACCTCGGAGTCGGCTCATACGCTGGAACGTGTTGCCAAGGATCTGAGCGCCATGGTTTCGCGCTTCAAGCACTGAGGCTGCCATTGCAGCGCGGGAAGTGTCCCGCGGCTCGACCTGTCCCGTCGCACGCCTCAGCCTTGGGCTGCGGTTGCGGAAGGCTGCGCTTCGAAATGAAGTGCGATGTCGCAGGTTCGCCCACCGCCAAACCAGCGGGCGACTGCGCGGGCGCCGCCTGCGAAACGGTAGGAATACTCGTCTGAAACGGGTTTCTGCATGTGGACGGCAGACTCGAAGGGGCCGAGACGTTCGCGCAGCGACGCTGCAAAGTCGCCTCCCAGTGCCTCGCAGGCGGCTGCACTCCCTGCCTTGGGCAGAGGCCCAAGCGGCACGGCGACAATCTCCTCGATGCGACCATCGGTGCCGGCCATGGACATCACGCTCAACGCGCGATGACCGACTGTCAGCTGCACGGTGACCTGGTCGCGGGCATCGCAGCCCGGTCCGACATGGGCGGCGGCAGGGTCGAAGCGGAGCGCGTCGGCGGCTGCGTCGCGAAGCGGACGCTTCAGCAGGAAGGGGCTAACGCCTTGCGCCTGAAAATCCGGTGCTCGCCCCTCCATTTTTGCCACCGACATGCCGCTACCCGTCATCAGCAGGCAGGAAGCTGTCACGCAAGCGGCCGGCAGCAGCACATGCCGGCGCATCATCCTGCTATTCGGCCTTGACCACGCCGCAGGCGATGCGCGCGCCAGCACCCCCGATCGGCTGGGTCACGTGGTCGTCCCTGTTCTCGTGGATGACAATCGCTGCGCCGTCGGCGTCGAGCAGGGCCGGCCTGTCGCCTGCGCCGCGCAGGCTGGCAAGCGAGGTGAACATTTCGGCCTCGACCGAGCCGTCCGCGTGCACGAAAATGACCGGGAGGTCGCCTGAGTCCGGTCCCTCGGGGTTCATCAGACCGTGTTTCTTGCCGGTCGGGTTGAGGTGCCCCTTTGAAGCGACAAAGCCCTTGTCCGGGTCTTCGCAGGTGCCAACGCTGTGGATGTGAATACCCTTCGCGCCCGGCGCAAGACCCTTCGCAGACACCTGGATAAGGATTCCGGTGGGCGCTTCGGTCAGGGTGATGCTTCCGGTCGTCTTGCCGCTGCGGTCGATCAACTCGGCACTGGCGCGGTCGGCAGCACCTGCTGCGCTGACGGCGCCGGCCAGGAGCAGGGCAAGAATCAGTTGTGATGGCCTATGCATGGTGGTTAGTCCCCTGTCTGAGTTGGCGCGTGATTTCAGCATAGGTGATGCTGCGCACTTCGCCCGCATTTCTTCCCTTGTCGCCGGGCGGATGGGGATTCTCCGTGAGGGCTTGCTCACTTGCCCGTTGATCGGCTACAAGAATCGAAACGGACATGAGGCTGGCTGCGATGATGGGGTGGATGCGTTACTGGTGGGGCGTGGTGAAGGCGACGGTGCGGATCTGGCTTGATGCGCAGGTGTTCATTCATGCGGCGGCGCTTGCCTTCTTCACGGTCTTTTCGGTAGCGCCGGTGGTGATCGTTGCGGTCAGCATCGTCGGGCTGGTGCTGGGCGAGAGCGCTGCGCAAGGACAGATCGCCCAGCAGCTCGAAGCGGCCATCGGGGCGGAAGCCGCCGCCGCGGTTCAGACCGCGGTGGAGGGCAGCCGGGTGGAGCGCAGCGGCATCCTGCCCACGCTGGCAGGCATTGGTGCCATGCTGTTTGGCGCAACGACGGTGTTCGCGCAGATGCAGAACTCACTCAATGCGATCTGGGGTGTTGCGCCGCGCCCGTCACGCAGCAGTTTGCGGGTATTCATCAAGGGGAGGCTGTTGTCGCTGACGGTGGTGCTCGGGATCGGATTCGTGCTGCTGGTGTCGTTGCTGCTCAGCGTCATCGTGCGTGCGGTGGTTGTGTTTGCCCAGGACTGGCTGCCAATCCCCCCCCCGTTGTTGCTCGGTGTCGATGGCGTAGTGTCCCTGGTGGTCGTCACGCTGTTGTTTGCGACGATTTTTCGCGTCTTGCCCGACGTGGTGCTGGCATGGCGGGATGTCTGGCTGGGCGCGGTGGTCACGGCGCTGCTGTTCGGCTTCGGACGGATGCTGATCGCGCTCTATCTGTCGACGACTGCCACAGCCTCTACCTATGGCGCTGCGGGCTCACTGGTTTTGCTGCTGATGTGGGTCAACTACTCGTCCCTGATCC
This genomic interval from Parazoarcus communis contains the following:
- the cadR gene encoding Cd(II)/Pb(II)-responsive transcriptional regulator, which produces MKIGELASAANCTTETIRYYEKEGLLLEAERSASNYRSYGSAHLERLRFIRNCRALDMTHDEIRALLTLMDGPLDGCGAVNTLLDEHIGHVEARIEELQQLKQQLSTLRQQCQTEQGLDACGILRGLAAMETTPTGKRHTHLG
- a CDS encoding LEA type 2 family protein; the protein is MSIHSFRASWSWLHLALVLLLALSIGGCASVVDRDPVRINVVGMESLPGVGMEIRFGLKLRVQNPNDDAIDFDGVALELELNGKPFATGVSDAQGSVPRYGETVIVVPVTVSAISFVRQAMGMVEDEPADSVPYVLSGKLGGGLFRGMRFRDEGKLSLPGTGTPPKPN
- a CDS encoding putative bifunctional diguanylate cyclase/phosphodiesterase; protein product: MTKTTSPEPHQFLATPAQPTTSGAGCADVRPAPTWRRLFNEWSLTSLGLVVFCAMQILGVWELHVAGQGEAHSGLARALTLMLLAGTAVMVALVDRWRRRHFEQCAVLLQTTRMNAQLREEKGAVYQLASFDHLTGLPNRMLFTELANSHLSRTRRSHAPFVMMFLDLDRFKLINDTLGHRIGDLLLHGVGQRLIGTVREADIVARLGDDEFVVLLTELESIDDAARVANKLIEEIGSPMQIEGNELEMRPSIGIAVHPRDGLDLDALMRNADSAMYEAKRAGRGCFRFYDPSLNSRSILQADLSSRFRRAIMGDEFVLHYQPRISLNGYRITSLEALIRWQHPERGMVFPGEFIDYAEQEGLVVELGNWVLRETCRQIAAWLAEGITVVPVAINVSPKQLRDQTFVNYIREVVSDYGISASLLEIEITERCVVEDFERPRQALEALSGLGLKIALDDYGTGFSSLSFLKRLPINVIKIDRSFISDIRNQSNDAAIVASTIALGHNLGLTVIAEGVETREQLIYLRAAGCDEVQGYYFQKPVAAAEIVEALKAGEVVR
- a CDS encoding HDOD domain-containing protein encodes the protein MNEFEQQARAFTDTINAELNDGRLVFPVSMEVTLRIKRLADDPDSSLDEIVAVVQAEPVLAAKTIRMANTVALNPYGALVDSVGVAVRRIGLSSLRSLAFAVASEQLAGDHRSPNMRTLAQGLWMRSLDVASWCFALARRTQASNPDTALMAGMLTQIGQFFLIARASDYPAMERNIDRFAELVDRLHVEVGRAVLDVFDVPESILDGLDAEDGYTGAWPPADLHHIVQIASMVSEFPDPFDGLLGRHPQRGPATTDGFGIDPAELQSLLHDSQDERRQILDAVRA
- a CDS encoding methyl-accepting chemotaxis protein; this translates as MINNLTLRTRIGLLILAAFLGITLTDAIAAFQVKRELMEGHKLQISATIQSAVQLVAGFHDQVAKGELPEDEGKRLALQVLSTMRYGGEDGKTEYLYVWSTGGASVMHPFRPEWRGKNMTEEIRDGQGRYTIKDILAVAKSSGGGFVDTSFPRPGQKEAVDKLQYVMVFQPWDWIIGTGVYVDSVEAEFNNRMMRDLGIAALIMAFIVSFGFLVARSILRQIGGEPAEAVRLMSRAAGGDLTVEVGAAPEGSMLAALSGMLRAFREMIGQISGEASRLASTAEGITHASDQVAIAAHRQADSTSSMAAAIEQMTVSINHISDNAKDNERDSNAASEMAESGEKKVANATSEMHHIRASVSAAADQLRSLESQTNQISSIANVIKEIAAQTNLLALNAAIEAARAGEQGRGFAVVADEVRKLAERTSSATEEIGGMIGAIQADTSRAVGTMEQVLPQVEHGVGLAQDAGQSLRDIRHGADNMVNRLRDVATATQEQSAASDAIAQQVEAIAQMVEETSVSMQNTSESAHTLERVAKDLSAMVSRFKH
- a CDS encoding superoxide dismutase family protein — protein: MHRPSQLILALLLAGAVSAAGAADRASAELIDRSGKTTGSITLTEAPTGILIQVSAKGLAPGAKGIHIHSVGTCEDPDKGFVASKGHLNPTGKKHGLMNPEGPDSGDLPVIFVHADGSVEAEMFTSLASLRGAGDRPALLDADGAAIVIHENRDDHVTQPIGGAGARIACGVVKAE
- a CDS encoding YihY/virulence factor BrkB family protein, whose amino-acid sequence is MMGWMRYWWGVVKATVRIWLDAQVFIHAAALAFFTVFSVAPVVIVAVSIVGLVLGESAAQGQIAQQLEAAIGAEAAAAVQTAVEGSRVERSGILPTLAGIGAMLFGATTVFAQMQNSLNAIWGVAPRPSRSSLRVFIKGRLLSLTVVLGIGFVLLVSLLLSVIVRAVVVFAQDWLPIPPPLLLGVDGVVSLVVVTLLFATIFRVLPDVVLAWRDVWLGAVVTALLFGFGRMLIALYLSTTATASTYGAAGSLVLLLMWVNYSSLILLLGAAFTRANLQARGFPVRPRMTAVCVERAVVE